Proteins co-encoded in one Anaerolineae bacterium genomic window:
- a CDS encoding RNA methyltransferase, whose translation MPNLYVALTHYPVVNKNGSTIVSAVTNLDLHDMSRAAKTYGVQSLYIITPLSDQKGLVEKIVSHWLSGYGSIYNPQRGKALELICIKDSLDDVIDHICSNGEGAPKIVATCARDSHRSINFGKFREMLKSGKPYLLVFGTAWGLSEDFIAGADYILEPIKGNTGYNHLSVRSAASIILDRLMGDN comes from the coding sequence ATGCCAAATCTTTACGTAGCCCTGACGCATTATCCGGTAGTAAATAAGAATGGCAGCACAATAGTTTCTGCCGTGACAAACCTTGATCTGCACGATATGTCAAGAGCGGCAAAAACATACGGTGTGCAATCATTATATATTATAACCCCTCTATCGGATCAGAAGGGGCTTGTTGAGAAGATAGTTTCACACTGGCTAAGCGGATACGGCTCAATATATAATCCCCAAAGGGGGAAAGCCCTTGAACTGATCTGTATAAAAGACTCATTGGATGATGTCATAGACCATATTTGCAGCAATGGTGAAGGGGCGCCAAAAATCGTTGCTACTTGCGCCAGGGATAGTCATCGCAGCATAAATTTTGGAAAGTTTCGTGAAATGCTTAAAAGCGGCAAGCCCTATCTGTTGGTTTTTGGCACAGCATGGGGGCTGTCGGAAGATTTTATTGCCGGCGCCGACTACATACTTGAACCGATTAAGGGTAATACCGGCTACAATCACCTTTCGGTTCGGTCCGCGGCATCCATTATACTTGATAGACTTATGGGAGATAATTAA
- the rplS gene encoding 50S ribosomal protein L19: MQTIEQIEREMMRFDLPAFAPGDTVKVYVKIKEGDKERIQAFQGVVISKRKGRSNATFTVRKVSYGIGVERIFPFHSPLIDKIEVVSKGRVRRAKIYYLRKLRGKASRIKERRFNQ; the protein is encoded by the coding sequence ATGCAAACAATAGAACAGATAGAAAGAGAAATGATGCGGTTTGATTTGCCTGCTTTTGCTCCAGGAGATACTGTTAAGGTATATGTCAAGATAAAGGAGGGCGACAAAGAGCGCATTCAGGCTTTTCAGGGGGTTGTGATAAGCAAACGCAAAGGCAGAAGTAACGCTACATTTACGGTACGCAAGGTTTCGTACGGTATAGGCGTTGAGCGTATCTTCCCTTTCCATTCACCGCTTATCGATAAGATCGAGGTTGTTTCCAAAGGCCGTGTGAGGCGTGCAAAGATCTATTATCTGCGTAAACTAAGAGGAAAGGCCTCCAGAATAAAGGAACGGCGTTTCAACCAATAG